The region GTAGTGCGCGCGCGCGTGGATTTAGATGTTTAGGGCATTGTTAGGGTAGCCAAAGTCGTTGGGTAACCGGGATCTAAAGTCACATTCAGGAGCCCTATAAAGTATTCATATAAATCCTCTAACAGTCAGAAATCTGGATTGACACCGAGAGGCAGTAATGGCTGAAGAGGACGAGAGCATAACTATTAGTATAATTACATCTATCTgctcttgtgtgtgtgttgacttCATCATCCTTAAAGCAACCGCCTTTTGTTGGTGCAAAGCTTCCGGCAAACGGAGGATAAGATATGATTCGATCGTCGATTTCAAGAATTGCTTACCTGAATAGGAATAGATTCTCCCATCGAATCGTACAGGTCTACGTTCACCACAGACGAGCCAAGGGTGCTTCCGGAGGTAGCCCAGACGAAGGGGTTCTCCTCAAATTCAACGACCTGTGGTAGACGGGAGAAATTAGCAATGAGGGAAACATCTACAGGTACCGACTCTAGATATAAGGGAGAATAGCAATCACCAgtacatgaaatgaaatttcaatGAAAATAAAGCACTGTCCTACGTACCTTCAACCTGACGATGTCCGGAACACAGTCGCCGAACAATGCAGCAGCTGACGGTAACGTCACCCTGTCCTTGTTCACACTCACGCCGGCCCCACCTGTGTCTACACCCGATGACTTCCCCACCACAATCCGCACCCCCTTGGTCCCCACCTCCATGTAGCCCATCTCCGCTTTGCCCCGCAGAAGCGAATGAGAAAGCTCGTCAACTTCCTTCAGGACATCTCCAAGTATGCCCCTTTCCTGGAGAAAAATAATGACAGTGGCAAATGTCACGCATGTTGTATAGATAAATAGGGAATGATACAGGAAATAATaagataaaatgatataacaaagCATTATCATTTGACATTATGCACATTAGATTTTTAGCATTTGTAACGGGGAATGTTTTGCATCCTGTACACGTGCACAGGTGCTTATGGTTTGATCGTGTTCCAACCATGAAGGACCTAGTCTGCCAAGAAATCTGCATTGATGTTTTCTGAGTTAATATAACTGTCACTGGACAAACTTACAATGTCCCGGATTTCTCCCTTGGTCGGTCTCGTCTGTACGTCAGCCTGGTTCCGGGTCTGCTGTCGCTGTGTCAGGTTCGAACTGTTGACTTGGTGCTCGATCAAGTTAGCACGACTCTCTCTGGGTGGCCCCTCTTTCATCAACACGGCTACAGCGTCGACAACAGCTGCAAGGAGCAATGTTCAGTTTTGTGAAACTTCCTTGACGCCAATGCAATGCACATCTGATGAGGCCCGATTTttacacaagttttcggagtccaCTCTGGGTTGTGTGTggggagctttgggctgcttaAGTGGagtttcctactagaaaacgctattTGAGCGGCCCAGGGCTCTCCTTACACAGTcttgagtcgactccaagtcgactcaaaaacgcgtgtgtaaatcgggcctaagtctaaaacaaagtaacaaactGCATTCAAACTTCAAAAAGGATCGTCTTACCAGATACAGCGAGTGAAAGCTGCTCCGAAGTCATCCCATCGTCCATCTTGTCCCTCAATAAGTCAACTAGCTTCCCCACAACCGCTGCTGCAAAGTCCTGTGGTCAGCATGCAAGAAGACATGTTAACACATTTCATTCAAGTGCAGTTAACGAATGAAAAGCATTTACAGAATCTACAGCTGGGAAACCTTCAGATCAGGACGAACGTTACAAAGAGAACGTTGGCTGTATGTATCAGTATGTATCAAATTTTTAAGAGTAATTACAAAGAAAGAATACCGTTATCTTGTTCGTTATTTTGTGATTGTTATGAATGTTTCACTACCTGATCCTTTGGGTTGGGTGTTTTGTTCAACTCCACGAGACGTTCAGTTAGCTTCGCTAATGCAACGATGTCATCCACAGTCACTAGATGCTGCCCGTCCTGAAGATCTGCAAAGCCACGCACTACTCCACCTCGCTCTGAGACGGATGTTTCCGCCGGAAATGCCAGTATCTCTGTAATGATTTTACGGAGGTTTGCTCGAATTTTAAGCATAAACTCTAGTGAGAATCAAATTGcgattctttttttcaattactTGTACTTGAAAGTTTAGTTATATGAAGCGCAACGCCATACGTTAGTCTTGAGACGGACCCAATCCCTCACATCAAAAACATTCACTATTTGTGTGACAGAAAATATTACACGGGCGCTTGAGCAACAATGGGATTTAATCTTCATAAGTGCTTTGAGATAAGATCACCCTAGCTGCGACACAAAGGCACGGCATTAAATACATGTCTTTCGACCGCACCCGATCTGACTTGTTGTGTACGTGCACAAGGCTCTGCTTTTGTGTCGTCTCTCAGCTCAGATGATGGCATCTCAGGACATTTATAATGTTTCTTTGCTGAATATTATAACCAAATGACAAAGACCCATTCGAtacctttttttaatcaaatccTGGACCTTATTTTCTAAAAGCAATATTTGGTGATTAGCGTTTCCGCTGATGGTACATGGCCGTAAAGTACCTAATCTTTTGCAACCtatatgttatttcatttcaaCGCAACACTGGTTAGAATTTATGTTTTACTAGAAGAGACAGCAATTACAGCAGGTTTCCTCCAGCACAAACGCTGTGACAATACATATTTCTTTAGCGACGCTGTTTGTTGCGGGTATGGTGTCGTTTGGCACATGcaatatacatataaatgttAAGGGTTGACAAAAACAGTTACACAGTCTGCTAACGTTACACAGAAAAGATACATGCATGTGTTACACCAGGCGGAAACAACTTTACGATCAATGGTACATGTCAGTCGATCATGTTTATGATCATGGAATGCTGACTGACAAATCCCTCCGAACGCTTTCTACATACAATTTTGATcatgtcatgtaacgttaccaaacGTGTGGAATATGGCTAAAAAGTCTGTATTAAATGTCTGGATTCAAATTTAAACATTTGTCGGTGGACAGGTAAGAttctataattatatataaggCTGAGACGTAGCTGTGGTAAATGCATACTAGAAAACAAGTATTTCTCACAGTTTTGTTTtgtacccccattccactaggatgGCGCTCTCTCTGCGAACTGAAATTGAACAGAGTGCtcgacgaatttcatagatataaaACGCATCTTTTtagtctttgtgtgttttgttgtcttttcagtcatactttaacattttgCTTGATATTCCAATTGTGGAGTCAAGGGTTACACTCATCCGATCGTATAGGTCGCatcgagagcgcagcgcgatcgccgtctagtgggatGGGGGCCTAAGCACTATGGATGACTGAAACTTACCCAAGCCTCCCCATGTGTCGTTGAAGAGCGGAGGCTGACCGGCTACCGTCCAGGTGCTGAAACATTGGGGTTCGCCTGAGAAACATGACGGGGATTTTTAAGTACAACACCAACTACGGCCGTTGCAATTTACATATTTCTGGTGTCAATACTGCATTTTCCATCGGTAACGTGACTCCTCCTCCACCAAAACACTAATTACAAAAGGAAGAATTCTAACTTATGTACACGTTTATGTATCTTAAATGGAAAGCCTGGCTTTCTTTAATGCCTCATCTATGTAAGAGTGTTGCCTTGCTAAATCTTAATTAAAACTAAACTACTCCTAAAGCTACAGGCAAAACATGTCAGATGTATCTGGTCATCACATCGGGCACAGACGTCTCAACAAAAATGTAACAGATCTAGCTGACGAGAAAAAAAGGACAGAAACTTTACCAAGAGTCGGCGACGCTTGAGCGGCACTACATCCTCTGGCTATAAGAACCACCAGGGCAACTGCGAGCAGGATCCCCTTAGCTTTCATTGCCGTGGATGGGTCTTTGCTAGAATCAGTCACATCACAAATTTCCGCTGCAAATTTTTGTTACTCAATGAATCGCCGATGGAGAGAAAGTTACAACAACAGATGCTACAGGTGCGCCCACCTGTTCTAACGTCTCACAAGTGTGGCCGGATAAAATTGCTTCTTCAGTCGTTCAGCTGGACGATACCATCCAAGGCTTTTGGTACAACCAAATTCTTGAAAACAAATCCCAGAGGTAGAAATACTAGCAGTGGTTGAATTGTCTTTGTAGCGCTGATCTAGCAGCACCCAAAGCATATGTTCAATGATGACCGGTGTATATTGACGTTATTTTAGTCTTGTCAGGGACCCTGTGAATTACATGGAATCGCCCTAAATCACATAGTACCAAGAATTCGCTTGTATATGTGCCCATCCGCGTTGTTCCTCATTAAAGTATGTTTTGTACTTTAACCTCGAAGGGACAATACAGCCTTGCGCGTCACTAAACAGGTGTCTTGaatattttatgtcataattGCCTCAAGTATTCTTCCTTTCCACTTGGATGACAACGTTATTTTTGATTATGGATACATATCCAAAACACCTATTGTTGTGACCAAGCAGAACGATCAGTCACCGGTACTTTAATTTACTTGTGACATCTGTGGTATGGAAGAATGGTATGTATGCGAAGGTCTTTATGTTGTAGAATAAATAGCAGATTGGGGGTTTAATCAAGTTGTCAGCATTCGCAAGATGATGAAAATGCAACCAAAAAGGATGCAATATTGAGGAATAGTTCAGGAATAAAAATCTATAAGTGGATGTACTGAATCGGAATGGGACATGTTTTCCATATTCATCCGCCACTGACCTACAGTATTATTTCCTGTAATGAAGTCTGGGCGTTTTCTTTTTCCGAGTCATCGACCCGTAACATGAACACAAATGGAGCAAAACGTTTCATTTAAACGTGTTCATATATTCGCTTATCTACTTCACACTACAGCGCAGTTGTCCTACACAGAAGATTTACGCATATTACGCACTCTTGTATtgggtagattagccttatcaGTTATGGAACTATAGTTATGAGtagatgccatacattgtaccttgtacacttttgttgtgcaataaagttattattataacgTTATCGGTCTTCCAGGGCGTATGGTCGTTTTAGTATCAAATTCAGTTTCATATCTACCAAATGAAATTATTCGATCAAAATCGTAAATCCAAAATGGGGTGTTAAGAACTTCTTCCAAAACTTCCATGGCTCGAGTCTGCATTTCAACGCATGCTGCTAGATGGCGCTTCAAAATACCCATGATGCATTTTCCTCAGACGTTtgaacaagatggcggcaaaatattttgttgtggTTCGAGTAGTTCATTTGTAAGTCATAGTTACCTGGTTTCAGTCCAGTCTACGCTGAAAACAGAacttattctgtcaatatcactTCTTTGAGGGCACCACGGTATAATGTCTAAGTGTGAGTATCGTTATGTTGTAGTTTTTGCGTGTTATTTGTTCGTGAAAATCTTCGGGAATGGCGACataattgtgtttttgttcaaCTCTTTTCCAGAAAATTTATTATTATAAATTACGACCCCAACCATTTTGTTGATACATGATGTGACTTGAAATTTGTATCGATCCCTATATGGTATACCTCCTGTCTAGTTATACGAGAGTAatttctgtacattattttattCACATCGATGGTATCAACTTCATACTTATCATAGCATTATGTTTCCTCTTCGTCCACAAATTACACAAAGTAAGTTGTTCTCAGGCTCGATAACGaatcatcaagatccatttttCATCAGAAGACATTGCGACGAACGTATAATTTGATATGAATTTAATACTTTATGTATTTTACACACTTGGTTGTGTGTAGTTTGAAcctaaaggtcaaaggtcatgtttCGTCTTGCCTCTCCCCTGCAGTGTGGCAGCACCCGTATGTGAACGTGTTCAAGCATCTGAACGTAGCAGAATGGAAGAAAGCCAGCAAGGAAGGGGAGGTATCCACAATCATGGTAAGAGATcagctactagtatacaattTAGCATACATGTGAAAATTATCACCTATGCTTTGATAGCACAAACACTAAACAGTCAATTATTTCATAGTAAGACTTACACTTTACATAAAATCAGAGAGGACTAATTATGTATCAAATAGAATTAAAACTGTGGATTAAATTTTTCTGTACGGAAAAATGGCATGCAGGCCCACTTTCTAGCTCTCAAGGTCTGCCTCGATATGGTGTTAGCACTCAAGTTCGGC is a window of Branchiostoma lanceolatum isolate klBraLanc5 chromosome 8, klBraLanc5.hap2, whole genome shotgun sequence DNA encoding:
- the LOC136440550 gene encoding uncharacterized protein, with protein sequence MKEGPPRESRANLIEHQVNSSNLTQRQQTRNQADVQTRPTKGEIRDIERGILGDVLKEVDELSHSLLRGKAEMGYMEVGTKGVRIVVGKSSGVDTGGAGVSVNKDRVTLPSAAALFGDCVPDIVRLKVVEFEENPFVWATSGSTLGSSVVNVDLYDSMGESIPIQDLPEDIRITVQNNLPPPDVTLLSTYAPGGHSPMTFRSFDISGNESYLVTVTLQAPSLNVTLYGSVGTLPLEYHFRYVMSFIFSWLLENMETFGLF